The Juglans microcarpa x Juglans regia isolate MS1-56 chromosome 8S, Jm3101_v1.0, whole genome shotgun sequence genome has a window encoding:
- the LOC121244957 gene encoding uncharacterized protein LOC121244957 yields the protein MLNSGTKQLQNSAPSPDRIGHGSDSRDSHQATRNYGSRVEKAAQKYCTKHNSWNGMEVRSAPSTKAVDDDESDVCPPPLRKTSPPRSPQRRAKHYRSLSPGSRTEVIARGQEELMEMVRNMPESCYELTLKDIVELEQPLVEAPVRETMSEEKNSSNEVLYKRESSKKMSENRALARRGSGAMDRGGLYLKMGFPLYLGSKKNNKKNNQSVTNTSAKVSPKPPVPDGSAKGVDKEWWKKRITASAESESGRSSSNGGSMKSSGSRSSTTGSTNSNSSRSRSRRTNSSSRHGNGGCCWSFLRAKKKQN from the coding sequence ATGCTTAATTCCGGGACTAAACAGCTCCAAAATTCTGCACCATCCCCCGATCGCATCGGACATGGAAGTGACAGTCGTGATAGTCATCAAGCCACCCGGAACTATGGTTCCCGGGTTGAAAAAGCAGCTCAAAAGTACTGCACGAAGCACAATAGCTGGAATGGCATGGAAGTGCGGTCTGCACCGTCAACGAAGGCGGTCGATGATGATGAATCTGATGTTTGTCCTCCGCCTTTGCGGAAAACAAGTCCACCCAGAAGCCCGCAGCGTCGGGCAAAGCACTATCGTAGCCTGTCTCCGGGATCAAGAACGGAAGTCATTGCCAGAGGCCAGGAAGAGCTCATGGAAATGGTACGCAACATGCCCGAGTCCTGCTACGAGCTAACTTTGAAGGATATCGTGGAGCTGGAGCAGCCCTTGGTTGAAGCTCCAGTACGAGAAACCATGTCGGAAGAGAAGAATTCGAGCAATGAAGTTTTGTACAAAAGGGAGAGCAGTAAGAAGATGAGTGAGAATAGGGCACTCGCGAGAAGAGGTTCTGGAGCCATGGATAGAGGAGGGCTCTATCTTAAGATGGGTTTTCCTTTATATTTAGGGTCTAAGaaaaacaacaagaaaaataatcagTCTGTGACAAACACAAGTGCAAAAGTCTCTCCGAAGCCTCCGGTACCGGACGGATCTGCAAAGGGTGTGGATAAAGAGTGGTGGAAGAAGAGAATTACAGCCTCTGCGGAGAGTGAAAGTGGGAGGTCGAGTAGCAATGGCGGAAGCATGAAAAGCAGCGGCAGCAGAAGCAGTACAACCGGCAGCACCAATAGCAACAGCAGCAGAAGCAGAAGCAGGAGAACCAACAGCAG